ATTACTCTTTTAAGGGTGAGGATAATTCAATATGTCAATTAAACCCGAAATATGCGTTAGGGTTAAAACGCAAGCGTGCTACAAGGTATAACGGATTTCAATGGATTTTGTCTTTGAAAAAGGATTTTATTTCTGCTCAGGACAAAATGCTTCCTGACTCATACACAAATCATTTGTTGTTTGAGATTTTTTGAGCCTTAATCTTTGTCATCATGCGCTTTAACGCAAGATTTGTGTTTTGATGTTGAAATCTAAGCTTAAAAGAACTCAGCGTTCATTGATCCGCGTCCGGAAACAAGGGGCAACTTAAAATCACCTTTTTCGATTGAAAAATCTCCTTGGGTCTCTTTTGATATGAACAATTGCTGTAATCACCACCGTTAAATTGGCCTCATCTATGTAAAAATGAATATTATAAGGAAATCGCTTCGGGTGGGCAATTCGAACATTCCTATACCTGATTGCATAACCAAATGGCTTATTCAATAACTGTTGGATTGCTATTTCTATGGCCAATGCAAACTCTTCTTCCAAGCCTTGGTGTTGAGTTTTATACCGCTCTTTTGCCTACTCTACATCATTAAGCACTTCATCAAAAAATAGCAGACTAAAAGCCATTATAATTTTCTCTTCAGCTCTTCAAAGATTTTTTTTCCTTTATCAACCTTTCTGGATTTTGAGAAATCTCTTCCAGTCTCCGATCAATCAAATCTTTCTCCCATTTTGGAAGATCTTTACTTATTTCTTCAATATCCGGATATAGATTTTTTATGGCAAGCCATTCCTTAATCGGAATAAAAACTCCCATGTCCTCACCATTACTGTCCTGTATCATCTGTAGCTTCATTAGTCCGGTAAATATTGAATGTGAACGACTACCTATTATCCCTATATTACCTGTTTTTTTGAAATAAGTTTCATTTCATTATCATTAAGGGCGTTTAGATTCTGATTTTAGGCAGATTAGTCAATTTGTTTGGCTAAGCCAAACTCACACCATCATCAACCTGTACCTCCACACTTCCCTCACATCTGAGATATTGACATAGAAAGGCTTGTAAATGGGATTGCTGGAACACAAAAGCAGCCTTTCCTGGTCCTTGATCTGATTGTAGGCAATCTTAAAAGTCACCCCATCCTGCTCGGTGACGATGACATATTTTCCCCCATCCTTGATGGAAAACCAGTCATCCACATACTCGCAGACCAACCAAGCGCCTTCGGGAATGGGCAACATGGAATCCCCATCCACCTGAAACACCCTGTGCTTCTTGTCCTGGGGTAAAAAGGGCAGAGAAAAGCGGGGCAGCTCTTCTATAAAATCCGGATCCGAAAACCCCGCCAAATAGGAAGCCTTGGCTTTTTGTGAGACCACTTCGATCAACTCCTTCCCCTCAGCATCCACCGTGGTACTGAGAATACGGAGGTTGCGACCCCGGAGAAACTGATCTGTCTCCAAAAGCTGCCGGAGTTTGTATTCAGAAAGTGCGCCCAGATCCTTCCTCAAAAGGATATCCACCGAAACCCCGAAATAATCCGCCATCTCCAAAATGGTCTCCAAAGGAGGATTGATGTTCAGCTCATAGCCTGCCAGTTTGGACCTACTAATACCTAAAGCATTGGCCAAAGTTTCCTGCGTGAGGCCTTTCTGCTTGCGTAGAAATTTAATATTGGCGTTGAGATGCATTTTTTCTGTCAGCTACTGTCATACATTCTGATTTCCCTTTCCAAATATACAAAATATGTCTAAATTATAAACAGTAAAATGTTAAAATATTTGACAAAATGAGCAGTGGGCGAAGTATAGTGCATATGGATTTGGATTCGTTTTTTGTGTCGGTGGAGCGACTGTACGACAGCAGGTTGAATGGTAAACCCATCCTGATCGGGGGATCGGGAGACCGGGGAGTGGTGGCTTCCTGCAGCTATGAAGCGAGAAAATTTGGGGTACACTCGGCCATGCCGATGCGGACGGCAAGACAACTCTGCCCGGAGGCCCTGATCATTCGGGGGGATTTTGAGAAATACAGTCAAAAATCCCATGAAATCACGGAAATCATCCGGGAAGAAGTCCCCTTATTTGAAAAATCTTCGATTGATGAGTTTTACATAGATTACACCGGCATGGACAGGTTTTTTGGCTGCTTCAAGATGGCCAAAGAACTGCGGGAAAAGATCCTGAAAGAAAGCGGCCTACCCATTTCCCTGGGGCTTTCTGAGAACAAGACCGTATCCAAAGTGGCCACGGGAGAGGCCAAGCCCAACAATTACAAAGAGGTAATCAGGGGAACAGAAAAACCCTTCCTTGCTCCCCTCTCTGTGCGGAAAATCCCCATGATCGGCGAAAAGACCTCCCTTACACTCTATAACATGGGAGTAAAGACCGTCAAAACCCTGCAGGTCATGCCGGCGGAATTACTGGAAGCTACTTTCGGCAAAAACGGATTGAGCATCTGGGAAAAAGCCAATGGCATAGACCGCTCCCCTGTGGTGCCCTACTCAGAGGCCAAGTCCATCTCTTCGGAAAACACCTTCGAGCAGGACACGATAGATGTCAAGATGCTGGAGGCCAATCTCATCGCCATGACAGAACAATTGGCGGGCAAATTGCGGCAAAAGCAACAGCTTACAGCCTGTGTAAGTGTCAAAATCCGCTATTCGGACTTTGATACGCATACGGTACAGCAGCGCATCCCTTACACCTCTGCGGACCATAGGCTCATCAAAACGGTGAAAGAGCTCTTCAAAAAACTGTACACACGCCGTCTGCTCATCCGGTTGATCGGTGTGCGCTTCAGCCACCTTGTCCATGGAAATTATCAGATCAACCTCTTTGAGGACACCGAAGAGCAGATCCGCCTCTATCAGGCCCTGGACAAGATCAACGTGAAATACGGAGACAAAACTGTCTGCCGGGCCATTGGCATGCAAGTAGGAAGAAGACGCTTCAATCCTTTTAATGGAGTGGCGCTATGAAATGACAGTTTTGGTAAATTACAGTAAGATATATTGGAAACAGAATGGGTAAACTAGTAAAGTTAAAATCGAATCTGGTTGAATAAACTATTGAAAACATAAAAGCTAAAAGAGACAAATGAACTAAAAAGGAAAGAACTATATAAAAAATTTCTTTTTATATGTTAAGTTTTAGTTAAAGCCATGTTCAAGTCATAAATGCAACGCCTAATTTTTTCATTAGACATTCGATAGGACTAAGATAATTAAACTTTCTTATTGGCCTGTTATTGATTTTGGTTTCTATATTTTGGATCTGTTCCCGAGAGATTTGATTGAGGTCAGTACCCTTTGGCAGGAAAGCCCTGATAAGTCCGATTCTGTTTTCCACTGTTCCTTTATCCTGTGAAGTGTATGGTCTTGTAAAGAATGTTGGGATATTGAATTTATCTCTGATTTTATAATGGTTTGCGAATGCCATATCATTATCGAAAGTGATTGATTTGAAGAACGAAGCACCAATTCTCTGTATTCTCTTTGCTATTTTCTGTTCAATGATATCTGCATTTTTACCATCAAGTTTCTCTATGGTAGTAACCAAGGTTGCCCTGTCCACCAGTACCAAAAGAGCTGATTTGTGGTTTTTCCCCATCATAAGGTCTACTTCAATATCTCCTATCCTTTGTCTTTTTTCAACTACAGGAGGCCTTTGGTCAATTGGAACTCTCTCCCTGATAATTCCTCTGGTATGCCTGTAATTACCTCTCTTACGCTTTCTTTTACCATGCCGGAGATTCTTGTAAAGCTCCCTGTCCCTTCGGTATCTCCAATGGCTACTTTTTTTGGCAGTAAATATCCAGTTGTAGAGTGTCTCATGACAAACCCCTTCTTTACCTTGTTTCTTCCAGGTGACCGATATTAGCTCTGGGCTCAATTTGTCAACAACAAGGAATTTGCGGGCCTCTTCTTTAAGGGACTCGGTAAATTTGATTCGCTTTCTCTTGAGTCTATGTCTTTCGTCTGTACGGTTCTGGGCAACTGCAGCCTTATATTCACCGCTATAACGGCCCCTCTTGCCGGTATTTCTTTGAAGTTCTCTGGATACAGTACTTTTGTTGACACCGATAATCGCAGCGATTTTGGTCTGGGAAGTTCCGTTTCTAAATAAAGCCTCTATTTGGTACCTTTGTTCCTGGCTGAGATGTTTAAATTTATTCATGACAACACTAAATTAATATTTTCAGCCTAAGGGAAGGAACCCAGGTTCCTTCCCTTAAACCCTTAGTGTTGCATTTATGACTTGAACATGGCAATTTTTGAAATTAAACTTGACAACTATTCTTTTTTTTTTTACTTTTAAACTGTTCTTTTTTACCGGTAAACTTTTGAACAGGCTTAATATCCCTGCCTGCATATTGCGATGGGAGCTAAAGTAAAAGTTTATGAAAAATAAAATTGTTATTATGATAGCAGTTGTATTTATGTGGATAAATATGACAACAGCTAATGCGATTTGTTATGATTCTAATGGAAATATTGCTATAATCCATGGCCAGGTGTTTTCTGGGGATAATTTTGATGGCTCTTGTTCAGATTGTGATTGGAATTGTGCAAGACCAATTTCTCAGTGGTAAAAGGTTCTGGTTCCTTGATTGAAAGGAACCAGCTCTTTTTATCATCCAAAAAAGATCTTTTTGTAAGTGTATTATTTACCAATGAAAAAAAATTATTTTATAAATATTCATATAGCTTTATTTTTAATTTCTTGTGATATTAAAAATGAAAACTCTTTAGAATACGATTATTTAAAATTTTTGAATGACTCCGTAGGGATAAATTTAGATGACTCTACATCTAATGAATTTATGCGGACTCAATATTTAAAATCAGGCGAAAAAGAGTTTTTATATCATTATAATCAGTTTAAAGATAAAATAGAAAAATTTGACCTTGAGACTGGTTTGCTGGCAAAAACAATTGGTTATCCAAATGATGAACCTTATGTAATTAAACTGGTCCAGGGGATTTCTGTGGTAAACGAAGATTCTATCTTTTTATATCCTTCATTAGGGATCAGGGGTACAATCCTAATAAATGATAATGGTGAATTAATTCAAAGGTACCTTCCGGATAAGACCAAGGATTTAGAGACTTCTTTAGTTAATCATATTTCTTTTGGCGCTCAGAGAACATTAATTTTTGGTGATAAAATTTACTTTATTCATTATCCTCTTTTTGAAATGAGCAATCCTTCGAATATTAATAGTGATTTTAAATTTGAAGTCATTTATGACACAAAATTAAATAAAGTAGAATATTTGGATGAGTCATCTTTTCCAAATTTTTATCACAATAAGATATGGCCCTCTAATCACTTACAAGTATCTAGGGAAGTAAATTGCGGTAAATGGATTTATTCTTGGAATATGGAAGACAGTATTTTAGTAATTGACAGGGAAAATGAAAATTCAACTTATATTAATGCAAAAAGCAAGTTTAAAAATAAGGAATTTGAACCTTTTAGAATGATGCCCAATAATGATCAAAAAATCCAATTTACTTTAACTAATCTAAAATACTATGGTATTTATTATGATCAATTCAGAAAATTATATTACAGGACTGTTCAACTTCCAGGGTCATATCAAAAAAGAGCGGATGCAAAATTATTGGATGCTAACAGAGATTTTTCAATCATTATCTTAGATGATAGTTTTAACATTATAGATGAAGTATTATTCAAAGGCGGGATTTATAACATTTACAGGTTATTTGTTGGAGAAAAAGGTGTTTATTTACCTTTGAATAATCCTAACTACAATGGTCAAAAAGAGGATATTTTACATTATCATATTTTTAATTTTTCAAGATGAAATATGTTTTATTCATATGTTTTTTGAGTATATTCTCCTTTGTCTCTTGCCAAAGTGAATCTGCAAAATTCCGAAAATACACAAAAGAATTAGATATAGTATTTGATAGACCTGCATTAGTTATCAATCTAGATAGTTGCTCTTCATGTTATTCAGTTTTTTTTCAATCTGTCAAGAAATTTGAATTAAAGAACTATATAATTGTCGTAATAGCAAAAGAAAGTAAAAAGGCGAACTTATTATCAAATTCGAAAAATGCTAACGTATTCCACGATGTAAAGAACTTAGCCTTTAATTACCAAATCCTTGAGTCTTTACCAAGAATTTATTTAACAGATGGTACCGTAATCGAAGTGATTAGTCCCGAAATAATTGATAGGTTTATTGATGAAAATTAAATTATTCTTAATAGTTGTTTTTCAGTTCTTTTTTTCTCAAGCATGTATTCAAAAAGTTTTAGATGAAAAAGAAACGGAAATACAGTTTTATTTAGATAATAAGGAAACTATTTGGGATATTGCATATCATCAAGAGACCTTTTACCTCCTTACCAATAAGCATAATTTTTACGTTTTGAAAAATAAAGGAGAAAACAAATCCAAAAAGAATATCCTGTATGTTGATTTAAACTCTGATGGCACTGTGAATTATTATCCTAAAAATATGATCCGCTCATTTCATATATGGAAAGATAAGGTTTATTTTTTAGGACATAACCCTGGAAATATACTAGTAACAGACTTAAAAGGAGTTGAATTTGATGTATTAATTCCTGAATATAACTATGGTGTTTTTCATGATTTGGTTTGGGCCAAGGAAAGCCAGATTATTGTTAAAGTATACCATCCAGGTCTTAATCCAACCTATTTTGAACTATATTTGATTTCTTTGGATAGTGGGAAATCAAAGAAAATTTTTGAATATGATATAGGTGAAAATGCGGCATATATAAAAATTGGGTTATATAATGATTCAAATTATTATATTATTCATCCTAATAAAGACAGAGCATTAATTTGGAAGCCGTTCCTTGGGATTACGGACTCTTTATTTTTGCCTGATTCTAATATCCGTTACCAAGGAAAACTGGATGATGTAGGGTCAGACTTATCAAACTGGAAAAACAAAGATAAATATGAGAAAAATAGAACTTTCCCAGATGAGTTTGTTGGAAATTCTTATAAGAATGAGAAGTTTTATTTAATAAGTAAAATACTTCAAAGGGATTCGGTCAATAGGTATTCAGATTCTTTTTTAATGAATTTTGGAAATGAACATTTTAATAGGGAATTTTTTTTGAAGGATTATGTCTTCGTAAAAACTTTGGAGAGTAATGATTTTTATTTAGGTGCTTTGAAAAGGGGAGAATTTCTATATTTAGTCAAAAGATTTTTTCCAAAAGAATAGTTTAAATTTGATAATGATTATACGCTACTTTGCCAGTAACTAAATTTTAAACGGATAGCTTGTGACAAAAACTTGAGCAGGGTCTTTAAGATGGTGAAATTGGAATCATATTAAAGCAAGTGATATGAACATACTTAAGTTTAATGAGGGTCTCTTGTTTAATTCTTAATTGACTGAAAGTCAATTAAATAAATAACAAAAACATAACACAAAAACCACGAAATCGGCTGTTTTGAGCTTTTTTCGGGGTTTTCTTTTTTGTATTTTAAGGTTGCAGACTTAAATACGATTAAAGATATGGCTCAGCTTCCTCTTTTCAAAGATTTCGATGGATATTCTCCAAAATATCACTTTTTCAAGAATTCATTGTTAGGTCAGGTTCATGACAGTATCCCTTGGGATGAACTTGTTTCATGTCTCCCAAGAGAACTTTCGGGAAGAGGTGCTCCAAGCTGGTTTGGTCCCAAGGGTATGTTTGCACTTATGTTTTTAAAAGCATATCTGAATGTCAGCGACCGGCATCTTCTGGAACGCTTCAATACTGACTGGTCTCTCCAGTATTTCTGCGGGAAAGTATTGGCAGAAAATGAGCAGATTAAAGACATGACCATTATGACCCGTATAAGGGCTTATATTGAAACCCATTGTGAATGGGAGAAGCTTCAGGAGATTCTTATCCTGCACTGGAAACATGATGTCAATAACAGCCATGTACTTCTGATGGATGCCACCTGCTATGAGTCGTACATACGTTTTCCAACTGACGTAAAGCTTCTTTGGGAGTGCTGTGAATGGGTTTTTGAAGATCAGCTATTCAGGATCTGTTCAGACCTGGGTATCAAAAGGCCAAGATCCAAATTCAGGGAGCAGAAACTCGCCCAAACGACTTATTCGAGAAAAAGGAAAAACAGTTTTAAGGAAACACTCAGAAGAAGAAAAGCATTGGTGTATCTTCTCAACAAAGGCATAGAACAGCTTCAGGAGGTTTTGGACAAAAACAAAGGAGCGGGCCTTGATCTGAAAGACTTTTCAAGGTTTGGGGTGGTAAAAAAGATATGTCAGCAACAGGAGTTCCTGTTGGACAATCCTCCTTCCAAACTCAAGGATAGGATTGTGTCACTTCATAAACCATATCTCCGACCAATAGTGAGAGGGAAGGAGAATAAGCCTGTAGAGTTTGGTGCCAAAGCCCATATCTTACAGGTGGATGGTCTTGCTTTTATTGACAAACTGGATTTTAATGCATTCAATGAATGTACAAGACTGAAGCTGTCAGTAGCAAAGCATAAAAGATTTTTCGGTCCTGCCAGACAGCTTGGAGCGGACAGAATATATGCAACAAACAAAAACCGTGTATTCTGTACCCATCAGAAGATCTTCACCTGCTTCCCAAAAAAAGGCCCCAAACAATTAAGCAAAGCAGAAAAAGTACTAAGCTCTGAAATCTCCAGACAGAGAGCTACTGTAATGGAAGGTGTTTTTGGGACAAACAAAAACCATTATGGGCTTGGCAAAATCAAGGTGAAAGGGGAGAAAAGAGAAAAACTGATGATATTTTTTGGGATTATGTCAGCAAATGCGGTTCTGATAGCAAAAAGAAGGGCAGCAAAGGAAAGCCCACCCCTACAACGATCAGCATAAAAATCACCAAAAAAGATCTTCATGGGAGCAGTGTGCCCATACTGCAAATCATGGCCCAACGCATCCAAAACCGAAGCCTAAATTGTACTTTTCCGTACTCAAATTGACCGCAAATTAATGCCCAAAGTCTCCAAAAAAAAGAAAGTAGAACTTAGTTTAAGCTCTACTCCCTAATTCCGAAGGAATTTTCCAAGAGGCCCTAATG
This Cecembia calidifontis DNA region includes the following protein-coding sequences:
- a CDS encoding XRE family transcriptional regulator, with translation MHLNANIKFLRKQKGLTQETLANALGISRSKLAGYELNINPPLETILEMADYFGVSVDILLRKDLGALSEYKLRQLLETDQFLRGRNLRILSTTVDAEGKELIEVVSQKAKASYLAGFSDPDFIEELPRFSLPFLPQDKKHRVFQVDGDSMLPIPEGAWLVCEYVDDWFSIKDGGKYVIVTEQDGVTFKIAYNQIKDQERLLLCSSNPIYKPFYVNISDVREVWRYRLMMV
- the dinB gene encoding DNA polymerase IV yields the protein MSSGRSIVHMDLDSFFVSVERLYDSRLNGKPILIGGSGDRGVVASCSYEARKFGVHSAMPMRTARQLCPEALIIRGDFEKYSQKSHEITEIIREEVPLFEKSSIDEFYIDYTGMDRFFGCFKMAKELREKILKESGLPISLGLSENKTVSKVATGEAKPNNYKEVIRGTEKPFLAPLSVRKIPMIGEKTSLTLYNMGVKTVKTLQVMPAELLEATFGKNGLSIWEKANGIDRSPVVPYSEAKSISSENTFEQDTIDVKMLEANLIAMTEQLAGKLRQKQQLTACVSVKIRYSDFDTHTVQQRIPYTSADHRLIKTVKELFKKLYTRRLLIRLIGVRFSHLVHGNYQINLFEDTEEQIRLYQALDKINVKYGDKTVCRAIGMQVGRRRFNPFNGVAL
- a CDS encoding transposase, with amino-acid sequence MAQLPLFKDFDGYSPKYHFFKNSLLGQVHDSIPWDELVSCLPRELSGRGAPSWFGPKGMFALMFLKAYLNVSDRHLLERFNTDWSLQYFCGKVLAENEQIKDMTIMTRIRAYIETHCEWEKLQEILILHWKHDVNNSHVLLMDATCYESYIRFPTDVKLLWECCEWVFEDQLFRICSDLGIKRPRSKFREQKLAQTTYSRKRKNSFKETLRRRKALVYLLNKGIEQLQEVLDKNKGAGLDLKDFSRFGVVKKICQQQEFLLDNPPSKLKDRIVSLHKPYLRPIVRGKENKPVEFGAKAHILQVDGLAFIDKLDFNAFNECTRLKLSVAKHKRFFGPARQLGADRIYATNKNRVFCTHQKIFTCFPKKGPKQLSKAEKVLSSEISRQRATVMEGVFGTNKNHYGLGKIKVKGEKREKLMIFFGIMSANAVLIAKRRAAKESPPLQRSA
- a CDS encoding addiction module component CHP02574 family protein gives rise to the protein MKLQMIQDSNGEDMGVFIPIKEWLAIKNLYPDIEEISKDLPKWEKDLIDRRLEEISQNPERLIKEKKSLKS
- a CDS encoding DUF4221 family protein: MKKNYFINIHIALFLISCDIKNENSLEYDYLKFLNDSVGINLDDSTSNEFMRTQYLKSGEKEFLYHYNQFKDKIEKFDLETGLLAKTIGYPNDEPYVIKLVQGISVVNEDSIFLYPSLGIRGTILINDNGELIQRYLPDKTKDLETSLVNHISFGAQRTLIFGDKIYFIHYPLFEMSNPSNINSDFKFEVIYDTKLNKVEYLDESSFPNFYHNKIWPSNHLQVSREVNCGKWIYSWNMEDSILVIDRENENSTYINAKSKFKNKEFEPFRMMPNNDQKIQFTLTNLKYYGIYYDQFRKLYYRTVQLPGSYQKRADAKLLDANRDFSIIILDDSFNIIDEVLFKGGIYNIYRLFVGEKGVYLPLNNPNYNGQKEDILHYHIFNFSR
- a CDS encoding IS30 family transposase, with product MNKFKHLSQEQRYQIEALFRNGTSQTKIAAIIGVNKSTVSRELQRNTGKRGRYSGEYKAAVAQNRTDERHRLKRKRIKFTESLKEEARKFLVVDKLSPELISVTWKKQGKEGVCHETLYNWIFTAKKSSHWRYRRDRELYKNLRHGKRKRKRGNYRHTRGIIRERVPIDQRPPVVEKRQRIGDIEVDLMMGKNHKSALLVLVDRATLVTTIEKLDGKNADIIEQKIAKRIQRIGASFFKSITFDNDMAFANHYKIRDKFNIPTFFTRPYTSQDKGTVENRIGLIRAFLPKGTDLNQISREQIQNIETKINNRPIRKFNYLSPIECLMKKLGVAFMT
- a CDS encoding plasmid stabilization system, whose product is MEEEFALAIEIAIQQLLNKPFGYAIRYRNVRIAHPKRFPYNIHFYIDEANLTVVITAIVHIKRDPRRFFNRKR